In Pyrus communis chromosome 11, drPyrComm1.1, whole genome shotgun sequence, the sequence GATTTTTAGGATCCTCTTATAGGAACCATGTATAAAACTTATCCCGACCAAATTTCTGAGAAGTGAGATTACTGGATGAGTTCTTTACTTTTACTTTTAGTCGGAAATATGCGATACTAAGGGTAAAAGGAAACAATGTCACTTTTACAATAGCATATTTTGGATTGTAAAAAATTTCTTATTCTTATGAAATAAAGATTACATTAGAAAGCTTTATACAACTTACAGTATCCTCCCTCAAAGCATGTTATCCTTCCCAAGCTCTTCCTCAAGTCTCAAGTCTAGGATGACCTTGTAGAGTTTGACTGCGAGCTAGTTGTTACGTCCAATCCATCGAGATGAGGCGACTTCCAAGAACGAAAATCGCCGTTGAGTTTTATCCATAAACACATGTCGATTATTTAACTTAAGGGTCTCATTCCCCATCACTAATGTTGCATCATGCTTCTTACTTATAAGGAGCCAAGCAGTGTTCGATAAGGTGGGCTTTCCCTCATTGCATCTGTAACGTATGCTAATTCTCCAGCCACAGTCATATGGAAGATTTCTAGTAGGCAAATAGACGTTCGATGATCGACTGGACGTCTTGTATTTGACtttcatacatatatacatcTGCAAATCTTTGATTTACTTTTCGTTTTTATAGTTTTGCAATAAAGGGGCCTTGTGGGTGGTAGATGGGGATTCCAGGCTAGTAGCTACAGGTTCTTCACCGACCTGTTCCTTTGTTTTCCCCCACAGTACAGTATAAAACCCAAAAGATATAATTGTTGCTCCAACTAGGCTGAAAAGAGGAAAAAATGGAGACATTTTACGCTGCACTCTCGCTAGCGGAAAAAGATAAAGGAGAGAGGATTGCAAGAtgactattttagagtgttAGTAACAactcgttgaaaaaaaaaaaaaaaaacaaagagattAGTTATGCTAACGAACCTTCCGAGATGAAGAGTGTCATGAAGGAACACAACGCCCAAGACCACGGCAATGGCCATGGACAAAGGCTTGAACATTGTCACATAGACAGGTCCCTTCAAGCGCAGCACCCATGTGTGAACAGCATTGTTCAAAAACGACCCAAATAGCCCCTAGATATAAAGAAAAATTGATACGATTAAGATGTAAGTCACACTATATAGGCACTGTTTTTTTTTACCATACAATTAGTTACTTACTGAGCAGAGAATGGAAAGCAATGCAATATCAGGTCTCAACTTCCAAGCGCTGGAATTTGGTTCTGTAATCAAAGCAACAGCCGCAGAAACGGCGACCACGCAGACATTGTAGAAGAAGATGACGGTTAACTCATTCGGGTAATCTTTCATGATTTGTGCCTGCAAAAGTATTACTACTTTAGAATTAAGGCGGAACAAGAAGGGTTCATGGTTTAGGGTCGGAAACAGAAGAATTCCaaacttttagttttggttaaaattAATTACCTGAACAATGTACCAAAGTGGTACCAATATGTACTCAGCCGTTAGCAGAAGGCCACCAATTATCCAATTTGAGTTTGTTGGTGGTGGGGAGTTTAGGAGAGGTTGGTGAAGTGAAATAGATTGTGATTGATTAGCAAACACAATAGGAGGGCCCTTGTAGAGAGTCACcacaaatgcacctgcaagtgAAACTATTGTACCCAAGATTTTTGCTTGACTGCTTCTGCTTCTCAAACCTGTACTTTCCAGCCTTTTGGTGGGTataaaggggagagagagagagagagggaaagaggtAGAAGTTAGTTGTTAATCATGCTCATGGTAAAAATTACAAGAATTCTTTAGTAGATCAATGTATTCCATACGTTGTTGAATTTATGGTTGTATGCGTGATAAATATTCTTAGGGATTTTAACGAGCGAAACTGAGCTACTTAAAATGCAATGTGTACGTTGATATATACACAAATAGAACTCTAGCATCGTGGTGCCTTTTGTTAATATAACAATGTTAAGCATCGACTTACGCATGATGTTATATTATTTATCTAGTTTCGAGCAGTACATGTAAGTTTTTCTCAAGTGACCGTCGTATGTGCccaaaggagaaatttttcagcaTGCGGGGAAACATAGTCTGGTACAccaaatgtcataatacaagtggttgaaaaaaaaaatttc encodes:
- the LOC137707464 gene encoding WAT1-related protein At3g28050-like — encoded protein: MAAAGRSCYRDVLPFTAMVTMECMNVGLNTLFKAATLNGMSYHVFVVYSYSVAAFVLIPAPFVSRTSRVLPPLNFSIMSKILLLGLIGSSSQIMGYTGINYSSPTLASAISNLVPAFTFILAIIVRLESTGLRSRSSQAKILGTIVSLAGAFVVTLYKGPPIVFANQSQSISLHQPLLNSPPPTNSNWIIGGLLLTAEYILVPLWYIVQAQIMKDYPNELTVIFFYNVCVVAVSAAVALITEPNSSAWKLRPDIALLSILCSGLFGSFLNNAVHTWVLRLKGPVYVTMFKPLSMAIAVVLGVVFLHDTLHLGSLVGATIISFGFYTVLWGKTKEQVGEEPVATSLESPSTTHKAPLLQNYKNEK